In the genome of Microtus pennsylvanicus isolate mMicPen1 chromosome X, mMicPen1.hap1, whole genome shotgun sequence, the window TTCCATTGCACAGAGAAGAAATTAGAGTTCCAAAGTTAAAGAAATTCGCTATCATATAGCCCATTAAGCTGCAACTCTGGAGTATTAAGGAAAATGATGTGTGGACAGAGTCATGAAAATTGCTGAATAATAGGAAAATAatcaaagcaacttttaaaattgtTAACCTGCTGTTTTATGTGGACGTAGTAGTATACACATCTATAAATCCAGAACTCAGGATATAGAGGCTGGATCCAGTAGGTcaaagctacatggtgagattctGCCACAATAATcgagaaaataaacaaagcaagaaTATGTCCCCCCCACTTTTTAGCTACACAGCTTCTTGAGATAATCATAAATAGTCAAGCAAAgtgccccttttctttctcttctccattctcctcttCCAGGCAGTTGGTGAGATTTACAACTTGCctgttctgtgggttttcttttaaactctaaacAAATTGTCGAAGAAAGAGGGGAATGGAGGAAGAGGTAGAAGAAATGGTGGAgagagaactttttaaaattaccgTACATATTGTAGAAAAGGTGATTAACATAAATATATCTTGGattagcatttgtgtgtgtgacttgtgtatggagggcagaggacaaccatGGATGTTGTGcttcagacccccccccccccatctcacaGCACTAAAACTTGCCTAGTAGGCTAGACTGAATATCTAAAGAGCAACAGGAGCCCAACCATCTCTGGGTCACAAGCACGGCTTTTAAAAGCACACACAGCCATCAAGTCCAGCTCTGtttgcatgggttctggagatcgaactcaggtcatcatgcttgcaATGGAATCGTTTTACTGAGTAATCATCTTGACAGTCCCATAGAATGACTACTGACAAGCCCCAAATGGATATTCATTCAACTAAGAACTCATTGGAGCATTGCCCACTATTGCACTGATGTGACTATATCCCAGTTCATCATTTCAACTCTGTTACTCAAAGAGCATAAATGATGACAGTGGCAAGTCTGCCCCAGAAGTCTTAGGTTGGAAGAAATGCTCATGACATTGTCCACTGTTTTCCTCCAAGACAAGCGTGCCTTTGCATCTCATTACTCTCAGCTGTTAACCTAAGAGTGGAAATGCAGGACAattggaaatgattttttttattactctgATTATTTCTTTTATCAATCTTAGGGAACATATTTCACACTGAACATGTTTTcccaaaaataattgaaaaaaatgaaatagcacTGCAAGCCTTACTTTGTTGAGTGTGTTTcaaaaaggaggggggaaaagaaaagaacgcTTTTCATACTTAATGCGTGTCTCTTAGAGATTCCGGTTTCTTTAAGCTCTGAAAATCATCCTTAAAAGTCAACTAAATAGTCACACTGTAAATATCAATGGCATTCCCCCACAGGCTCCTGAATGCAtgagaatgaatgaatacattacCTGTTCTCTAAAAAGTACTACTAAAATTTTCAATGAAGCCAGGTTTTAAGCTGAGAAAAAGTTTGTTAACAaagagctccccacccccactccccacccccagtatTTTGGAGgcttagttttttttccttttcttgttttaaaaacaaagtcctTAAAATTTCTAAGAGGAATTTCTGTCTCTAAATGTATTTTCCATGCTTGTCTTTGCCTGGTGCTTTTATTGTGTCATAAATCTCATGCAATGACATGCATGCTGTGAGTGGAACCATCACACAGAATCTCCTTGTTTTGgcgtttgatttccagcacctgcTGGTGAGGCTTTCCCTCCTTAACTCAAGCAGGAGTTAGTAGCTCCAGAAGTGTTTGACAGACTAATCTTCTGATCGTGTAATAGCTGAAAATAGGGGAGAGAAGCATTTCACCTTGCTTAGGTTACCTGTCATTTATGCAAATGGAGAAAGGAGGAATAGGAAGGGCCTTTTCCAACATGTATTGCATTTATTCTTGAATTTTGTTCTCTTGAAAATTGTATAGAGGGAAAGAATTGAAGTTGGTCAGAGTTGAAATTCAGTTGGTTGAACTTACAAATAACAATTTAGTGTCTGGTTAACTAGCAATTATAAGTATGTCAACAAAGAAATACAGTATTGTGAAAATAGCACAAAGAGATGATATGCTTATGAATGAATACCATAATACAGTAATAAACATAGTTAACGCCTTCATTGACAATACTACATACCCGTTTAATTAACAGTTAATTGtgtatgtttctattttcttcctctgttACTCCAGGGATTGTTATTTTTTGAAGAAATGCCCTTTATTTATTCCACACTTTTAACACTGCACTTCAATAACACCATGCTCATAGGaaacattcaataaatgtttattaaattgaATGGTGTTGCTATTTTTAGTATACAAACATGTatgtaaaatatgaatatttattcagCTAAAAGGGATGGATTTTggaatttatattattatatgtagAAAGGTAGCAAATAGCTTTAAGCTATTATTTATCTTACCCCACCCCCTTGTCACTTCTTAATTTTACACTGAGCTTTGAGTGGGTTCTGCACAAGTCTGACAGCCAGAGGCATGAAACAAGACCAGGGCAGGTCCAAAGCATTTAGAGCAACAAATATTTTACAATAAGTACTCAGTTTCATTGCAGGTGAGGTgaatttttatgtgttctttgaagaaaataaatgcttGCATACTATCGGAAAGCAGTGACAATATCATTTACAGCCTTTTCACCACAGAGGAGTTACCATTTCTATCACACTCCTTCCTAACAAATGGATTAAAAGAGTCTGTATGAAACTGTTAATGGTCTCTGTGCTGAATGTCTATTTTACCTTAATGCATTTAAAACATTGCACTCTCCATATTGCCATTTGAGCAACTtagttatttttcagaaaatgcaGACTGATGTTTGTTTGATAGGGCTGAAGACTGGAGAAGTCACTGTTATGGTTGTATTGTCTCAgcttaaaacaaattattttaatttttaaaggaaaatttgtAAAAAAGGAATGTGCGTgggcatgtgagtgtgtatgtgtgtgtgtgtgtgtgtgtgtgtgtgtgtctgtctgtctgtctgtatttggAAACAGCTGGGAGATGCTCCTTTAAATTTATTTCCCTGAAACTATTTTTTAcatgtttataattattttaattgagaGTATTACATATCTCAAATGTACAACTGTTTTGAATATTGctgttttctgaaagaaaattaCATGTGTTTCTCCTTCTAAAAGCTTAAAGACAAATTTAACcaacaattattatatgtacGTGAATCGTGAATGcatttcatttgctttcttcaCCTATGTCACATGAGTTTAATTTGTGGGACTGGATTGTGAGCCCGTGCACTTTCATACTCTCACACAGCAATGAATGAAACGCATAGCAGAGAGTGCCCTTCAATTGTGCACAGGCTGCCTATTGATATTAATGAGCTTTTTGCACAGATTGTGTGTGGTCATTTTGTGTGGCCTGAAGTGATCGTTTTGTTGTAATTTGCGTGTTGGTCATTGCAAAGCATAGTGTATGCAACATTTCCAAAGTTTCTAGAGTTGCCTACAGAGGAAAAGTACACTAGAAACTTGAAGGTTAaaactgttattatttttaactattttagtACATTCTCTAAGTCAGCCTTACATGTATAGTATGAAATATCGATCAGATGTACAGAGAAAGCTGCAAAAAAAAGATGTGAAAGTTTGGCATTTTTTAAATACTGTTATTCCaatgtatttttaattcattaatgaaaataaaagttttctagTTCAACAGAAGACTTCAATCTATGTCATGCAGAAACAGAGTACTAAGGAGTAAAGCATATCACAGGGTTTGATAAGTGGAACTTCCACTTCAAGCAAAAAGCTCCGGTTCTCAAGGTAGGAAATGGGTCCTTTGTCTTGTAGACCTGCCCTTAAAAAGCTATGGGAACAGCTATAGAGTAAACACTGCCTAGTCATCCGTGGCCAATGCTAGGGAGAGGACTCAAGGGACATGAAAcagctacttttaaaatataaaacaaaccaaacaaaccaaaaagccaGTTTCACTTTTAACGCAAAATTTAGAGAATTTCAGGATTTCTTTCATGAAATAGTATGTAAAATGTAGGTGATTAAAGtaagtttatttataatttccaCCCTTCTCAACTCAAACAAAGACTCAGCATTCAAAATTTCAGATTACAACACtcagcctcttttttttctttcttttttttttttgttttgaaaggagGGTGTTTGTAGAGAACTGCTCCCTGTTGGCAGGTGAGCAGAGCAAGTTAAGCCCTCTGCTTTAATAGTGACTCCTCAGAGTCACTGCCAACACAGCTCACAAATCTgattttttcccttccctttttatGACAGATACCTCCACTTTGGTTCTAATAATTTCTACATGTATAAATTCATATGCTTTTGTGGTAAGAGATTTGTAACCAAAACTAATTTTAACTAAATATGGGTACTAACACTTTGATAGATAGATTGAGAGTGAAAGAACATTAAGATAAATACTATAGTTGTGCAACATTTCCACCAAAACtcagtctttatgtggtttataaTTATATATCACTCGAAGCCTATTAAACTACTGCATTTAATTATAGCACCTCTAATTGCTAAGCTTTAAAAACTTGATGCCAGTCGGTAATCTTTGTTAGGGTCCAGTGTTATCTGTGTTCATATTGAAACAGTGTAAGAGAGAAAACTTCTATCAGAaattaattatatacaataaatttacatttaataaTTTGGGGAGAATACTAATATGTCTCTtacaaatttacatttaaaatgactttttatgtgtgtgaaagggagaaagaggaagggctaTGTAGGTATGTGAATCAGCCACATTTAATAGTTTTTAATATATGAAATCTAGCTAATGAAATTGAGATATAATATATTTCCATGtttccaccttccttccttccttccttccttccttccttccttccttccttccttccttccttccttcctttcttctttccttccttccttcctggaatCACTGATACACTATTCATTGCTAACAATGTAAACAGCTatgtcagtatgtgtgtgtatacttgatTAAGGTGAGGATCATTGAAACTAggtttttgaatatatatatataacgtTTTGTGAAGTATTCTATGGTATAACAAAGTTTTGTGAGTATTTTTCCCTTCATTTCAGTTATCTATACTAAAATAATGTGGGCACAACTTGAGTATATAGAAAGgtgataaaaatacatatttaatgagCTGATCAAATATCCTCATCTTCAAAGATGGTCTGTTGGTATATTGAAGGGGATTTGGATGTAGATGTAGATGTTTATGGTTCAGGGTATGTATCTATAGAcctatattaaaatttattgagTTCACCTTAAAATAAGTGTCTCTACTTCTTTCTTTAGAGGATGAAACtatctcattattttttcttgttaacAAATAGTGTTATAAATAGAACACAGCATTCAAGTGAGTTATATAATATgtgaataaatataaattctattcttatattaaggaaagaaatgataGTGGACGAATGTCCTTTCATTTCAGTACACATGGGGCTTAATTTTCTGGATGTTCTTTACAAGGATCGTGTTTTTGGTCCCTATAGGTGATTTTTCCCCAATTCTCCGAGGTGGCAGGAGTTAGTTAACTGgaattgttttttctctgttcttttaaaTGGTCATATGAGTTTGAAAATATTCTACCATCCATTTTTTCCCATCAGTGCTCTATTGAAAAGGtacctttatttcattttatttttaaaagccttgATTTTGAACATATTGTTTATTCACGTGTGTTAATACTTTGAAAATGGACATCTTAAATGCGTAAGTTGGAGGGttactaaatttaaaatactgCCTGGAGCATGTATATAAAACATTCTACTCTTATTTTACAGAACACATGAGTGTGAGTGGTATCAATGATTTCTACAGTGTTGCGTTTTCTTCTTTAGAGACTTTTGGGTTGTTGAAGTCTCACATGTTTGGATTTTAACCACTAAGTTGTGGAATAATTTCCACAGCTTGGAGGTTCCATATGTGCCTTTAAAAAGATCTGAGAAGTGGGAGAAATACACTTTTCTCTTTTGCAAACTACTTTCAACCTCCAGCTATTTTCTACATTCTTGTTCTCCTTAGTCTTATCTCTCCTTCatataaaagatatttaaagaacaaaaacataTGTTCAGTTTGTAGCACTACAAACAATTAAAGCAACAGTGATAGACTAGAAAGCAAGAGAAATTTTGAATGCTAAATATTTTCAGGGAACAGTGTTTACTTTTATTAGAGACAAACACTCCCCATGAACTAATTTAGGCAATAATTGTCTTAATATGGTTCTTTTTTAAAGGTAAGAAGCTAATTTCCAtggataatattttttctttttgttgatagAGAAATAATTCATGAAATTTAGTAGTTTATGTGTCTTTGCTACTTATTCACAAGTATAAAGACAACCAACCTATATATAGGTAGGTTTAAgcttcttatttatatttatttacacatgTGTAACAACTACATACTTCCTGTAGTCTCATCCTACCCCCCTAacaatttttctgtgttttattattctGACATGTTGATGGGGTTGAAAGTTTTTGCCTTCATAGCATCAGACATGATTAACTGTTACTGTTACCTTTTAAATCCATCAGTTCTTCCTTAAAGAGGGCTACAACTGTAAAAGCTTGAAAAAGCCAATATAAAAGCTACCTCTGCAATGGCATTGGTGGGGAGTAGGGGAAAAAGCAACCTTAAGTAAAGTAAAGCCCTATACAACAGCACTAACAACACtggatttttaatgaaaataatattctcaTTATACAGAAATTGATAAGGTCATTATAAAAGACTGCTAGGTTATGGTATTGTTaaggaaaaaggcaataaaagAAGATAGCTTGAGATAGATACATATGTATAAtgcatattaatatattaataaagtATTGATTTCTGTATTTGTATACTCACATAAATGCCTTCTAAAATATCTGTATATGAGTTCACCTAAGAATTCAGGATAAACTCAAAGTTAGTTGTTGTGTGGTGTTCTTTCGTAAGAAAAAGGAACATTGTAATCTACTCATTTTTATAAGATGTTTTATAAGAAATAGATTATTTGTATGAAGCAAAACAGAGCCAATACGCTTATTACTATAAGTTTTGTGCTTATAGATACACCTCTATAAAATCAATATCATGGgattggaaagatgactcagtgttgAAGAGAGTTTCCTCCTCTTCTAGAAAACTCCAGGTTGTCTCCTTGAATCCATGTTATGTGCCTCACAACTGCCTTAAACTCCAGGGAATGGAGTACCATCTTCTGAACTCTGTGAAcgctcacacacatgtggcatacacacagagagacacagacataaacatacataaaacaatttttttaaaaaacaatcaacaTTATGTATAAAAGGGATATATCTGTGAATATACACGCAACATGTGGCGTGTCTCATAGAAAACACATCTGCATGTTTTACTATACAGCTGCAAATAATCAGGCAATCTGTAAAAATCAAGGCATCATTTGTGATAATCGTTACCTATTAAAGTGATTCAATAATTATGATTTGTCTAAGAAAAATAACTCTCTTTCAGAGTATGAGGATAAGGCGTCTTCATTGCTggaaatttgtgttttgtttatttattcaaatgTATCAACCAAAAGAAAGTTGGACAAAGAATTCCTGTACGAGTAAAACCTTAAAATAGAGTTGTATCATATTTGGCAAATTATTCATTAGCTACCACTACATGTATCAATCCCTTATTCTATGGAAGGATTTATGAAATTAATACTACATGTAAAATTATATGTGGGAATGGAAAGATGACTATAATAAATCAAAATTCTCCCCAAATTTCtcataatcttttcttttctcttttacaagCCAGATAGGGATTGAAGCAAACAGTTTACTTAGACCTAGGGAGCGCCTTAAAACAATCACTACATAAAATCATATCCCCATACCTACTAGAAGGGCAACTgacaggactggggagaaggaagaaggatgagAACGTGTAAGAAACATAGAAGTCCCGGGAAGGTTTCGGTCTAATTTCGGGGgcagcagtggggtggggtggggtcaagGGGAACAAACTAGAAGACACTGGTTGGCAAAGACATTGTGTTCTGGGAGAACACTATAAAATAGTCTCACCCACCTGGCTTTCCACCATTGAGGTATACATTTTATGTGAGCCATAggtgtgggtgtacaaacaggtATTGTGTGTGAGAGTATATTTCTGAGCCGAAAGGGCAAAAGTCATAGGAATAGAATccagaatcaaaacaaaaactaatgatTTCTAACCCGAAGCAAAGCAAATGCCTTGCTTACCCAGGATGTGCCTCTTTAAATGCTCTACTTCACACACAACACAATAAGGCCAGGagaagaatacattttttttggaaaaatgttttatttaaaccTTTAAATCTTTTACAACAATAAAATATTGCGTCAATATAAACCCCTTGACTAAAACTGTTCACATCAAACATTACagcaaattgttttctttttgacacCCAACTCATCTTTGAAACCATTTCTATTTAAACACAATGCagaatttattgaaaataaataactgtTGGCAACTGCAATAGGCAATTTGAATAAAATAGTTGGAAAAGCAACTCTTAATGAAAATAGCGTTTATTATACATCAGTTACTAAATGAATAAACTAAAtgatcttttttaaattaataacttCAAAAACGTTTAATATACAAAACTGTACAATTATAAAGTCGGCAGAAATATTTGGGTTAACTCAGGTTTGAACCATAGCGTttaactgcaaagaaaaaaaattaaaaaacccacCACCCTCGAACATTTGTAAAACATGAATTCAACTAGGGGAATAAAATCGCAGAACTAAAACCTAAAAGTAAGAGAATGCAGAGGCTTGAGAAAAaattagaagaagaaaagaaaagaaaagaaagaacaaaaagaaaaaaaagaaaaaaaaactagcaaaaaAGTCCGGGATTTGAATTAATATATGCTTTTCAACCTGCGGCTAGAGGAGACACTGTGGTCAACCAGAGGCCTGGCAGCCCATACTAGCGCACGTCTTCTACAAGGGGCAGAAGGTTTTCTTGTTCTTAGGTAGTTTGAAGCTTTGTCTACCGCAGCTGCGCCTGCAGGCTGAATCCGGAGATCAGCCTGGCGTGCTGAGATCCCCTTCAGGTCAGGCCCGCAGTTACTGGCTGGGCATGGGCGCTTCACTGGGCCAACACAGAGTGCTTGTTGAGGATGAGGTGCACTTATGAACCTGTCCTGTGGACTTGAGAGAAAGCTAGCCATAAAGCCACGGCAACCGCTTAATTTTGGGATCTCTACATAGTCTAgcgagaattttttttaagttttttttgtaTGCAATAATACGATACACACaactatctacacacacacatttgcacgcgcacgcacacacgcacagaaatacatacacacatatttttgatttttttttaagaaaaaaaaagcataaactcAGCCGCCCAGGCGCTCCCTAGCTCGCTCAATCTTCGCCATGGGCTTCCACCAGCTGTGCTCATCAAAGACGCTGAGATGGGCTCCCCAAGAGCTCACTCAGACCTTGGTATATACAAGAGGGAGAAGGTGGTACACGGCTGGACCAGAATTTCCGTGACTTTTGCTAATCATTTTATTGTCGCTCCGCACTAAGCAAAGGGTGTCTGTTAACCCACCCCCTCACCACCCTACTGAGAGTGTTTCTCACCCTGAAAGCGAGCGGCGCGGCGAACTGGGAGGCGCTGGCCCAATCTGTCGCCAGCGTCTTTTGGTCCTGGTCTCAGGTGAAAGCCACCATTCGTGAAGGCAAAGTCTTTCATCTAGGAGAGTGTAAGTGGGTAGCGCAGGTTGTCAACCTGACTATGCTGGCAGCCTGTGGGAAACTTCAGGCACAGACATTTTTGACCTGGGTAAATTCAGAATCCTTCTGGTTCCTCAAACCCCATTTTTTGCGCACCACTGCTGAATCCTTCTGGGGTTTATGTTGTGGAAGCCTTCAGAGACTCCACAGTAGCAAAAAACAGGAGGCAAAAAGCAGCGAAATAGCCTCTCTTACTTTAGGCTTCTTTGCAAACCCATTCAGTTTGCTTGTTCTGCCCACATAGGCACTCagtccccgggggaaaaaatagaaacatcaaCTTTCTCCATGGTATCTTCTCTCCATGCAGATTCGAAAGTATGGGAGTGCAAGAGGTgagcatttttctctttcctccttccagcctcccctccctttttAAGCAATTAAAAACCCATCAGctgaatgaagaaataataatacTAGCAATAATAATGTGAAGTGGTCGATTAGATACAAATTATCTCACAAATATTGTGTACAGCTTGTAGTAAAACACCGCAGACATTTAGAAACGCtatagaagttttaaaaaatgcaaaactaGTCTATTGTAAAACAGATTTCACCTGAAATACAGCTGCTATAACCAAGGCGCTGAAAGGTTATTCATAGGCACACATCTGTCTTCCCACCCTCTCCCGCCCCCACCCCTGTTACCCAGCTCCTTGCCCTTTTTAGAGAGGAGCAACCAAACAAATCTTACTCAGAGTAAACAATATGTATTGATCAGCAGAAAAGGTTGGAGGAAAATTGCCCTTGCAGCAGGGACTATGAGGTCCCCACCTGGACTGCTTAATACAATTGTGTTTCAGAGTTGAGAATCCTgaatgcgtgcgtgcatgtgtgtgtgtgtgtgtgtgtgtgtttcctttcttaaCATAAGTTAGAAACCCctgtggaggaaagaaagaaagagctagCAAGCTAGAGAGATAGCAATAATAAAGACTGTAgtgatgaaaggaaggaagggagtgaaaATGATATCCGCACTGCTCCCAGTGCTGCGGACCACCTTCTGGCTTCCTCCAGTCAGAGATCGTGGCAGGACGCGTCTGTTTTCACCGCGTGCGAATAAACCTCATGTGGCTGCTGATCCCCAGGCGgagtcattcttttttctttttgtcttctattACAGAACCAGACACGCACCACTTCTTTCTCCAACTGGAGGCTGTCTGCCAGCGAGGAGATCTCCTGCGCTGCAGGCTTGGGACACTTGAGGAAATGCGTTTCCAGGACGCCCTTGACACTCACCTCGATGGAGGTTCTCTTCTTGCGCTTGCGGCCCTGAGCGGCGATCTTGTCAATACTGGTAGGGCTTCCCGTGGATGAATCAGCCTCCTCCAGCCACTTATTGAGCAGGGGTTTCAGCTTGCACATATTCTTGAAGCTCAGTTGCAAGGCCTCGAACCTGCAGATGGTGGTCTGCGAGAACACGTTGCCATACAGGGTGCCCAGTGCCAGCCCCACGTCGGCTTGCGTGAACCCCAACTTGATTCTTCTTTGTTTGAATTGTTTGGCGAACTGTTCCAACTCATCAGAGGTTGGAGTCTCCTCATCCGAGTGGTCTTGGCAGTGGTGCGAGCCTAGCTCACCATGGTCTGGAGGCTCCCGGAGCACTGGATGCAGGCTCTGTGTGGAGGCAGCAGCTGGTGGTGGAGTGAGTCCCCCGTGCTCCAGCATACCGCTCACCGTGAATCCTGGCTGCGAGTACACGTTGAGGGGTTGACCGCTAGACGGGATGGACGAGTTTGGAGCTGGGCTCGCTCCCCAGGCATTCGGATGGTTAGTATGGGGCGAGTGGTGGGCTACGTGCGGCGAGCGGTGATGGATGATTGCTCCCAGTTGCAGATCTTCGCGTCCAGGCTTCACGTCCGGCTGGTCCAGGGGGCTGGTGGCCAATGTAGAGGACCACGGGCCCCCGTCGCTCAGACTGGTCACCCAGTGATGCCCGAGGGGATGCCCATTGCTGGGAACTCCCTGCAAGTAGTCACTTTGGAGAAGTTTCTGAGGATTGCGGAAAGGACTTCCCTGCTGCATGCCCGCAGAGTCCGCATGGACGAGGGAGCTGGAACTGAGAATGCTGTAGGGATTCGAGGCAGCTGTGGCCATGGTCGATGAGGATCCTCTACTAGTTATAATGTGGCAAAGGGAGCAGCTTCAGCCTTTGACATCTATGGTGCGGGGGAACCAAAGCCGCTAGCGCGGGTTACCGGCACCCGCCAAGGCCAATCGCAGCTCGACTTGGCCTGGCCAGGCATAAACTCAGCCAATGATGGTGCGGGAGGCCGAGCTCGCTTTCCAAATTAGGCTGGCGAAGCTCCGGAGTTTCAGTGAGACCCAAGCAGGAAGTGAATCAATCTTTAGGCTCCATTGGCTGCCTAGCTCAGAGTGGCAGCGGCTCTTTTAGTTAACCCTTTCCCCCCTCCTGCAGACCAAGTGTTTGTTTGTGACGGAGAAAGGCTGTATTTGTGTAGAGTGGAAGTGAGGAGTCTACCTTTGGTTTCAGATCTCCCTTTAGcttactgaaataaaaaaaaaaaaagaaagaaagaaagaaaaaggaag includes:
- the Pou3f4 gene encoding POU domain, class 3, transcription factor 4 codes for the protein MATAASNPYSILSSSSLVHADSAGMQQGSPFRNPQKLLQSDYLQGVPSNGHPLGHHWVTSLSDGGPWSSTLATSPLDQPDVKPGREDLQLGAIIHHRSPHVAHHSPHTNHPNAWGASPAPNSSIPSSGQPLNVYSQPGFTVSGMLEHGGLTPPPAAASTQSLHPVLREPPDHGELGSHHCQDHSDEETPTSDELEQFAKQFKQRRIKLGFTQADVGLALGTLYGNVFSQTTICRFEALQLSFKNMCKLKPLLNKWLEEADSSTGSPTSIDKIAAQGRKRKKRTSIEVSVKGVLETHFLKCPKPAAQEISSLADSLQLEKEVVRVWFCNRRQKEKRMTPPGDQQPHEVYSHAVKTDASCHDL